The genomic segment TGATCGAATTAGTAGATTTCAACGAACTTTACAACGGAGGTAAAAAAGAAGTTAAAAAAGCAAAAAGCCGTCGTGGTGGAAAAGCTAAAAAAGCGGATGAAGTTGAAGCAGCTCCTGTTGCAGAAATTCCAGTTGCTGATGCTGAACCAACTACTGAAGCTGCTGAATAGTTATGATGTTAATCATTCAATAATAGAAAAGGATAAACTAATTTTAGTTTATCCTTTTTTTTTGATTTTTTTCAAAATCATAACTTTTCAAAATCTTCTATAAAATAATTGCAATCGCTGCTTTTATAATTTAAATTTGCAGCATATTTAACTACACATGAAATACACAACTAGACAAAGTGCCATTCTATTATTAAGTGATGGAACTATTTTTCACGGAAAATCTATTGGAATTAGCGGAACTACTTTTGGTGAAGTTTGTTTCAATACCGGAATGACAGGATACCAAGAAATCTTTACAGATCCTTCTTATTTTGGCCAAATCATGGTCGCTACTAATGCTCACATTGGTAACTACGGTGTGAATGACAAAGAAATAGAATCGCAAGGAATAAAGATTGCTGGCTTAGTATGTAAAAATTTCAGTTTTAATTATTCTCGTCCAGATGCTACCGAAAGTTTAGAAGAGTATTTTATCAAGCAAAATCTCATCTGTATTTCGGATGTAGACACTCGCGCTTTAGTAAGTTATATTCGTGATAATGGCGCTATGAATTCTGTTATCTGTACTGACGGAACTCCTATTGAAGAATTGAAAGCCGCTTTAGCTCAAGTTCCAGATATGAAAGGATTGGAGTTGGCCTCTAAAGTATCTACTAAGGAACCTTATTTCTTTGGAGATGAAAATGCTAGTTATAAAATTGCTGCGTTAGATTTAGGGATTAAAACCAATATACTTCGCAACTTTGCTAAAAGAGATTGTTACATCAAGGTATTTCCTTATGATGCCACTTATACCGACTTAGCTTCGTTTAATCCGGATGGTTACTTCTTATCAAATGGCCCTGGTGATCCCGATCCTTTGACGAGTGCTATTGGAGTAGCAAAAGAAATTATTGCTAACAACAAACCTCTATTTGGAATTTGTTTAGGACACCAAGTAATTGCTTTGGCAAATGGTGTATCTACTTATAAAATGTTTAATGGGCATCGAGGGATCAACCATCCTGTAAAGAACGTTATTACGGGTAAAGGAGAGATTACTTCTCAAAACCACGGTTTTGCTGTCAATAAAGAAGAATTAGAACAACATCCTGATTTAGAAATTACCCATTTGCAT from the Flavobacterium ammonificans genome contains:
- the carA gene encoding glutamine-hydrolyzing carbamoyl-phosphate synthase small subunit; its protein translation is MKYTTRQSAILLLSDGTIFHGKSIGISGTTFGEVCFNTGMTGYQEIFTDPSYFGQIMVATNAHIGNYGVNDKEIESQGIKIAGLVCKNFSFNYSRPDATESLEEYFIKQNLICISDVDTRALVSYIRDNGAMNSVICTDGTPIEELKAALAQVPDMKGLELASKVSTKEPYFFGDENASYKIAALDLGIKTNILRNFAKRDCYIKVFPYDATYTDLASFNPDGYFLSNGPGDPDPLTSAIGVAKEIIANNKPLFGICLGHQVIALANGVSTYKMFNGHRGINHPVKNVITGKGEITSQNHGFAVNKEELEQHPDLEITHLHLNDATVAGMRMKNKNCFSVQYHPEASPGPHDSSYLFDQFIENMKK